The following are encoded in a window of Ruminiclostridium herbifermentans genomic DNA:
- the atpD gene encoding F0F1 ATP synthase subunit beta, which produces MAGSTGKIVTVIGPVLDIRFEDGELPNIYNAIKIPMNQETITAEVMQHLGNNTVRCVAMSSTDGLVRGMDAFDTGDAIKVPVGKEVLGRVFNVLGEPVDKGAPVETAEYLPIHRPAPSFEEQKPSTEILETGIKVVDLLAPYAKGGKIGLFGGAGVGKTVLIMELIRNVANEHGGYSVFTGVGERTREGNDLWNEMTESGVISKTAMVFGQMNEPPGARMRVGLTGLTMAEYFRDTMGQDVLLFIDNIFRFIQAGSEVSALLGRIPSAVGYQPTLATDVGALQERIASTKKGSITSVQAVYVPADDLTDPAPATTFAHLDATTVLSRDIVAMGIYPAVDPLESTSRLLDPKVIGDEHYNVARRVQEVLQRNKELQDIIAILGMDELPEEDKLIVFRARKIQRYLSQPFFVAEQFTGYKGKYVPLKETIRGFKEILDGKMDDIPESAFYMKGTIEEVYEAAKEIAE; this is translated from the coding sequence ATGGCAGGAAGTACTGGAAAAATTGTGACAGTTATAGGACCTGTTCTAGACATTAGATTTGAAGATGGAGAATTACCAAATATATATAATGCTATTAAAATACCTATGAATCAAGAAACTATAACTGCAGAAGTAATGCAGCATCTTGGAAATAATACTGTTAGATGTGTTGCTATGTCTTCTACTGATGGTTTGGTAAGAGGAATGGATGCTTTTGATACTGGAGATGCAATAAAAGTTCCAGTTGGTAAAGAAGTTTTAGGTAGAGTTTTTAATGTATTAGGTGAGCCAGTTGATAAAGGAGCACCTGTTGAGACGGCTGAATATCTTCCAATACATAGGCCTGCGCCTTCGTTTGAAGAACAGAAGCCTTCAACAGAAATTCTTGAAACTGGAATAAAGGTTGTTGACTTACTTGCTCCATATGCAAAAGGTGGAAAGATTGGATTGTTTGGTGGAGCTGGGGTTGGTAAAACCGTATTAATAATGGAATTAATCAGAAATGTAGCCAATGAACACGGAGGATATTCTGTATTTACAGGTGTTGGTGAAAGAACCAGAGAAGGTAATGACTTATGGAATGAAATGACTGAGTCAGGCGTTATTTCAAAAACTGCCATGGTATTTGGTCAGATGAATGAGCCGCCTGGAGCAAGAATGAGAGTTGGACTAACAGGGCTTACTATGGCAGAATACTTTAGAGATACAATGGGGCAGGACGTGCTTTTATTCATAGATAATATTTTTAGATTTATTCAGGCTGGTTCAGAGGTTTCTGCGCTATTAGGAAGAATTCCTTCTGCTGTTGGATATCAGCCTACACTTGCTACAGATGTTGGAGCACTTCAAGAGAGAATAGCGTCAACCAAAAAGGGCTCTATTACATCAGTACAGGCAGTCTATGTACCTGCTGATGACTTGACAGACCCAGCACCAGCTACTACCTTTGCACATTTGGATGCCACTACTGTTTTGAGCAGAGATATAGTTGCTATGGGTATTTATCCTGCAGTTGACCCACTAGAATCAACATCAAGATTACTTGACCCTAAAGTTATAGGAGATGAGCATTATAATGTTGCAAGAAGAGTTCAAGAGGTCTTGCAGAGAAATAAAGAACTTCAAGATATTATCGCTATTTTAGGTATGGATGAGTTGCCAGAGGAAGATAAATTAATTGTATTTAGAGCTAGAAAAATACAAAGATATTTATCTCAGCCATTCTTTGTAGCAGAACAATTTACAGGATATAAAGGAAAATATGTACCGCTTAAGGAAACAATACGTGGCTTTAAGGAAATATTAGATGGCAAAATGGATGATATTCCTGAATCAGCCTTCTATATGAAGGGTACTATTGAAGAGGTGTATGAAGCAGCAAAAGAGATAGCGGAGTAA
- a CDS encoding F0F1 ATP synthase subunit epsilon — MPTFFLEVLTPERKFYSAEAEEVIFRTVDGEMGVLAKHAPTVVAVDIGPIKIKADGKWIVALVTEGFAEIMPDRVVILTDTAEYPEEIDLNRAKAAKARAEEKLQKHLSQMEYARSKAALARAMARLKITNQK, encoded by the coding sequence ATGCCCACATTTTTTTTAGAAGTATTAACACCTGAAAGAAAGTTTTACTCTGCTGAAGCAGAGGAAGTAATATTTAGAACTGTTGATGGAGAGATGGGAGTTCTTGCAAAACATGCGCCTACAGTTGTAGCGGTAGATATAGGACCTATCAAAATCAAAGCAGATGGCAAATGGATAGTAGCTCTTGTTACAGAGGGCTTTGCTGAAATTATGCCTGATAGGGTAGTTATATTAACTGATACTGCTGAGTATCCAGAAGAAATAGATTTGAATAGGGCAAAGGCAGCTAAAGCACGTGCCGAGGAGAAGTTGCAGAAGCACCTTAGCCAAATGGAGTATGCACGATCAAAGGCAGCGCTAGCAAGAGCTATGGCTCGGTTAAAAATTACAAATCAAAAATAA
- a CDS encoding OmpA/MotB family protein, with product MAKNKVIKDNSERYLLTYADLMNLLLILFIILFAYSQVDTQKFQQLSQSLGAAFGNGSPPSTIAGGASGNSLINFPATMPSPVIPSTMEDSQYEAAEDAISGIIRTGGMEGDVSVQMTERGIKMSIDATFAFKSGSAELEKEAKEKILAIGKTILSKMPDKHIRIEGHTDDVPISSAKFPSNWELSSSRAINVLKLLVNEVGLKPNLVSPVAYADTMPIAPNDSDANRAKNRRVDIVILRDSFSSGEAGSDANITVNETDK from the coding sequence ATGGCAAAAAATAAAGTAATAAAAGATAACTCTGAACGTTATCTTTTAACATACGCCGACTTGATGAATCTATTACTAATACTTTTTATTATACTCTTTGCTTATAGTCAGGTAGATACTCAGAAGTTTCAACAGCTTTCCCAATCTCTTGGTGCAGCTTTTGGCAATGGTTCACCACCATCTACAATAGCTGGTGGTGCATCAGGAAACTCTCTTATCAACTTTCCTGCGACAATGCCATCACCTGTAATACCTTCAACTATGGAAGATAGTCAGTATGAAGCTGCAGAAGATGCAATATCTGGTATAATCAGAACCGGAGGAATGGAAGGCGATGTTAGCGTTCAAATGACAGAGAGAGGTATAAAAATGTCTATTGACGCAACCTTTGCTTTTAAATCTGGTAGCGCAGAACTTGAAAAAGAAGCCAAAGAAAAAATACTTGCTATAGGTAAAACAATCTTAAGTAAAATGCCAGATAAGCATATCCGTATTGAAGGGCATACGGATGATGTACCTATTAGCAGTGCAAAATTCCCTTCTAACTGGGAGTTATCAAGTAGTAGAGCAATAAATGTCCTAAAATTGTTGGTAAATGAAGTAGGTCTTAAGCCTAATCTTGTATCGCCTGTTGCATATGCTGATACTATGCCTATAGCGCCAAATGATTCTGATGCAAACAGAGCAAAGAACAGAAGAGTTGATATAGTTATTTTAAGAGACTCCTTCAGTTCAGGAGAAGCTGGTTCAGACGCCAACATAACTGTAAACGAAACTGATAAATAA
- a CDS encoding F0F1 ATP synthase subunit delta encodes MPLVEKRYAQAIMELSHSDIEVIRQELEEFVAIYKSDKDFSSFLINPTIKADKKQTVIKNVFTDKLSKNTINFILLLISKKRIKNIPEIYEQLLRLINEKSNVLDMKIITAEPLDEQQLFRIKEKFRNKYNAVAVKSEEIVDASIIGGVKVIIGDKVYDGSIKGRIESLTELVSI; translated from the coding sequence ATGCCACTTGTTGAAAAAAGATATGCTCAGGCAATAATGGAATTATCACATAGTGATATTGAGGTTATTCGGCAGGAACTTGAAGAATTTGTTGCGATTTATAAATCAGACAAGGATTTTAGCAGCTTTCTGATTAATCCAACCATTAAAGCCGATAAGAAGCAAACTGTTATTAAAAATGTTTTTACTGATAAGCTTAGTAAAAATACCATAAATTTTATTTTACTACTTATTTCTAAAAAACGTATAAAGAACATACCAGAAATTTATGAGCAGCTTTTACGCTTGATAAATGAAAAAAGTAATGTTTTGGATATGAAGATTATTACAGCAGAGCCTTTAGATGAACAACAACTATTTAGAATTAAGGAAAAGTTTAGAAACAAATACAATGCAGTAGCCGTTAAGTCAGAAGAAATAGTAGATGCTTCAATTATTGGTGGTGTTAAGGTGATAATTGGAGATAAAGTTTATGATGGAAGTATAAAAGGCAGAATAGAATCATTAACTGAGTTGGTTAGTATATAA
- a CDS encoding motility protein A, producing MDITSIIGLIVGFGGVILGYLEEAHFDFSMLKNLWNPAAFFIVFGGGFGATLLAFPLSEWKKLISTISMIFTQKEYNEIDIINELADLSEKARKDGLLSLEQDAQTNNNDLIRKGLALVVDGIETEVIKDILARETSLQEEIYESAAKICESMGGTWPAMGVCGTVMGMLNILRDLSDPLGLGPKIAAAFVATFYGISTANLLWLPFGNKIKVKAERETMINEIIIEGLLSIQAGENPRIIKEKLNLNLMEKLHGGKKKGEATAEEGVEA from the coding sequence ATGGATATTACAAGTATTATTGGTTTGATTGTCGGCTTTGGAGGAGTTATATTAGGCTATTTGGAAGAAGCTCATTTTGACTTTTCTATGCTCAAAAACTTATGGAACCCAGCAGCTTTTTTCATTGTATTCGGTGGAGGCTTTGGTGCAACTCTTTTGGCCTTTCCTTTGTCAGAGTGGAAAAAGTTAATTTCAACAATTAGTATGATATTTACTCAAAAAGAATACAACGAAATAGATATAATAAATGAACTAGCAGACCTTTCTGAAAAAGCCAGAAAAGATGGTTTGCTTAGCTTAGAACAGGATGCACAAACTAATAACAATGATTTAATACGAAAAGGACTGGCATTAGTTGTTGATGGTATCGAAACAGAAGTTATCAAAGACATCCTAGCCAGAGAAACCTCTCTTCAAGAAGAAATTTATGAGTCAGCGGCAAAGATTTGTGAATCAATGGGTGGTACATGGCCTGCAATGGGTGTTTGCGGTACAGTTATGGGTATGTTAAACATTCTGAGAGATCTTAGTGACCCATTAGGTCTTGGTCCAAAAATAGCAGCTGCTTTCGTTGCAACATTTTACGGTATTTCAACTGCTAACCTTTTATGGCTACCATTTGGTAATAAAATAAAAGTAAAAGCTGAACGTGAGACTATGATTAATGAAATAATTATAGAAGGTCTTTTATCAATACAAGCTGGTGAAAATCCAAGAATTATTAAAGAAAAACTAAACTTAAATCTAATGGAAAAATTACATGGAGGAAAGAAGAAGGGCGAAGCTACAGCTGAAGAAGGAGTTGAAGCATAG
- the wecB gene encoding non-hydrolyzing UDP-N-acetylglucosamine 2-epimerase, whose protein sequence is MERLKVMTIFGTRPDAVKMAPLVKELEKCEIIDSIVCVTGQHREMLDQVLNIFEITPKHDLNIMQSRQTLTGITTRALEGLDEVLEKEKPDIVLVHGDTTTCFVSSLAAFYKQIAIGHVEAGLRTFDKYSPYPEEMNRKLTGSMADIHFAPTETNKANLIREGIDENAIYVTGNTVNDALKTTVKDNYIFDCEDLRGIDFNNKRVIAVTAHRRENLGEPLRNICRALATLVNNYEDVEIVYAVHLNPVVQETAREILGDKERVHLIPPLDVQDMHNLMARSYMIMTDSGGIQEEAPTLGKPVLVLRKETERPEAVKAGTVRLAGTVEHEIVEHASKLLDDKEDYERMAKSVNPYGDGHASERIVHALLFHFGITDVKPEEFSV, encoded by the coding sequence TTGGAGAGGCTTAAGGTAATGACAATATTCGGAACCAGACCGGATGCGGTAAAAATGGCTCCACTCGTAAAAGAACTTGAAAAGTGCGAAATTATTGATTCCATTGTTTGCGTTACAGGTCAGCATAGGGAAATGCTTGATCAGGTACTTAATATATTTGAAATTACACCGAAACATGACTTAAACATAATGCAGAGCAGACAAACATTGACAGGAATCACTACAAGAGCACTAGAAGGATTAGATGAAGTATTAGAGAAGGAGAAGCCGGATATAGTGCTTGTTCATGGAGACACAACAACTTGCTTTGTTAGTAGTCTTGCAGCTTTTTACAAGCAAATTGCAATTGGACATGTAGAAGCTGGTTTAAGAACATTTGATAAATATTCGCCTTATCCTGAGGAGATGAATAGAAAGCTTACTGGTTCAATGGCAGATATTCATTTTGCACCTACTGAAACAAATAAAGCAAATCTGATAAGAGAAGGAATTGACGAGAATGCTATATATGTAACAGGTAATACTGTAAATGATGCATTAAAGACAACAGTGAAGGATAACTATATATTTGATTGCGAAGACCTTAGAGGTATTGATTTCAATAATAAGAGAGTTATAGCTGTCACTGCTCATAGAAGAGAAAATTTAGGTGAACCATTACGTAATATATGCCGTGCATTGGCTACATTAGTTAACAATTATGAGGATGTAGAAATAGTTTATGCAGTACATCTAAATCCAGTTGTTCAGGAAACAGCGCGAGAAATTTTAGGTGATAAAGAAAGGGTTCATTTGATACCGCCATTAGACGTACAGGATATGCACAATTTAATGGCAAGGTCATATATGATAATGACTGATTCTGGAGGAATTCAGGAAGAGGCTCCTACCCTTGGTAAACCTGTGCTTGTGCTTAGAAAAGAAACTGAAAGACCTGAGGCAGTTAAGGCTGGAACAGTAAGGCTTGCAGGAACTGTGGAGCACGAAATTGTTGAACATGCTTCAAAGCTGTTAGATGATAAGGAAGACTATGAAAGAATGGCAAAGTCGGTAAATCCATACGGTGATGGACATGCTTCTGAAAGAATAGTACATGCATTATTGTTCCATTTTGGAATAACTGATGTGAAACCAGAGGAATTTAGTGTATAA
- a CDS encoding F0F1 ATP synthase subunit A: protein MGEKLTHAMESHTAFEIKLFGFTIPVSDLVVTMWIIMAVMIILAIFLTRNLSLVPNKKQNIAEIIVEFINNLVKDAIGPHHWKAFAPYIGTVLLFLVLANTVSIFNIIPGGEEGFKLRPPARNINVAICLAIMSICVVIYAGIRYKGPGGWLKSFVKPTPVMLPFNILDYVIKPTSLALRLFGNILGAFIVMELIYMALPIFAPAVISLYFDLFDGILQAYVFSFLTSIYISEALE, encoded by the coding sequence GTGGGGGAAAAACTTACTCATGCAATGGAGTCCCATACAGCTTTTGAAATCAAATTATTTGGCTTTACAATTCCTGTTTCAGATCTTGTAGTGACTATGTGGATTATAATGGCAGTCATGATTATACTTGCTATTTTTCTTACTCGAAATCTTTCATTAGTTCCAAATAAGAAACAGAACATTGCAGAGATCATAGTAGAATTTATTAATAATTTGGTAAAGGATGCAATTGGGCCGCACCACTGGAAGGCGTTTGCGCCATATATTGGTACTGTGTTGCTTTTTTTGGTATTAGCAAATACAGTCTCTATATTCAATATAATACCAGGTGGAGAGGAAGGTTTTAAGCTTAGACCTCCCGCTAGAAATATTAACGTTGCTATATGTTTGGCAATAATGTCAATTTGTGTTGTGATTTATGCTGGAATAAGATATAAGGGACCAGGTGGCTGGCTAAAGAGCTTTGTTAAGCCAACACCAGTAATGTTACCTTTTAATATTCTTGACTATGTAATAAAACCAACCTCATTGGCATTACGTTTATTTGGTAATATATTGGGTGCCTTTATAGTAATGGAACTCATTTATATGGCATTGCCAATATTTGCACCTGCAGTAATCAGTTTATATTTCGATTTGTTTGATGGAATTCTTCAAGCATATGTATTTTCATTTTTAACTTCTATATACATTTCAGAGGCATTAGAATAA
- the atpA gene encoding F0F1 ATP synthase subunit alpha codes for MSLRPDEISSIIKQQIENYDAVIKTDDVGYVLQAGDGIATIYGLQSCMSGELLQFENNVYGMAQNLDEDSVGCVILGDDRQIREGTTVKRTGKTVQIPVGNEMIGRVVNPLGKPIDGKGEIITDSYRPVEFLAPGVVDRKSVNTPLQTGIMAIDALIPIGRGQRELIIGDRQTGKTAIAVDTIINQKGKDVICIYVAIGQKASTITGIVDKLEKYGAMEYSIVVSSTASDMASIQYLAPYAGCAIAEEFMYKYHKDVLIIYDDLSKHAVAYRAMSLLLKRPPGREAYPGDVFYLHSRLLERAAKISDELGGGSITALPIIETLAGDVSAYIPTNVISITDGQIYLETELFFAGQRPAVNVGLSVSRVGGSAQIKAMKKIAGPLRINLAQYRELEAFAQFGSDLDKQTRDKLSQGARLFETLKQPQYSPLPVEEQVVILYSATNKYLMDLPVNKVSKFNKELVEYVKDKYPKILTDIAKTGNIDDENVKLLKTAVEEFKGQFV; via the coding sequence ATGAGTCTTAGACCAGATGAAATTAGTTCAATTATTAAACAGCAGATAGAGAATTATGATGCTGTAATTAAAACTGATGATGTAGGATATGTTCTTCAGGCAGGAGATGGAATAGCAACTATTTATGGGCTTCAATCATGTATGTCTGGAGAACTTTTGCAGTTTGAAAATAATGTGTACGGTATGGCTCAAAATCTTGATGAGGATAGCGTAGGCTGCGTTATTTTAGGTGATGACAGACAGATTAGAGAAGGAACAACTGTAAAGAGAACAGGTAAGACAGTTCAAATACCAGTTGGAAATGAAATGATCGGAAGAGTTGTTAATCCATTGGGTAAGCCAATAGATGGCAAGGGTGAAATTATCACTGATTCTTATCGTCCTGTAGAATTTCTTGCACCGGGTGTTGTTGACAGAAAAAGTGTAAATACACCTTTGCAGACAGGTATAATGGCAATTGATGCACTTATTCCTATAGGAAGAGGACAAAGAGAACTAATAATAGGAGACAGGCAAACAGGTAAAACTGCAATAGCAGTAGATACTATAATTAATCAAAAAGGAAAAGACGTTATTTGTATCTATGTAGCTATCGGTCAAAAAGCATCTACTATTACAGGTATAGTAGATAAGCTAGAAAAGTATGGAGCTATGGAATACTCAATTGTCGTGTCTTCAACAGCCAGTGATATGGCTTCAATACAGTATCTTGCTCCTTATGCAGGCTGTGCTATTGCAGAGGAATTCATGTACAAATATCACAAAGATGTATTAATTATTTATGATGATTTATCAAAGCATGCAGTTGCTTATAGAGCTATGTCCTTGCTTCTCAAGAGACCTCCTGGACGTGAAGCATATCCGGGTGACGTTTTCTATTTGCACTCTAGACTACTAGAGAGAGCAGCAAAAATTAGTGACGAGTTAGGTGGAGGTTCAATTACTGCACTACCAATAATTGAGACCTTAGCAGGAGACGTTTCTGCATATATTCCTACAAATGTAATATCAATTACTGATGGTCAGATTTATTTGGAAACTGAGTTGTTTTTCGCAGGACAAAGACCAGCTGTTAATGTTGGACTATCCGTTTCAAGAGTTGGAGGTTCAGCGCAGATAAAGGCTATGAAGAAGATTGCTGGTCCACTTAGAATTAATTTGGCACAATACAGAGAATTAGAAGCCTTTGCACAGTTCGGTTCTGATTTGGATAAACAGACAAGAGACAAGCTGTCTCAAGGTGCAAGACTGTTTGAAACTTTGAAGCAGCCTCAGTATTCACCATTACCTGTAGAAGAACAGGTAGTAATTCTCTATAGTGCAACAAATAAATATCTGATGGATTTACCAGTTAATAAGGTTAGTAAGTTTAATAAAGAGTTAGTTGAATATGTTAAAGATAAATACCCTAAAATACTTACTGACATAGCAAAGACAGGAAATATTGACGATGAAAATGTTAAATTATTAAAAACAGCTGTAGAGGAATTTAAAGGGCAATTTGTATAA
- the rpiB gene encoding ribose 5-phosphate isomerase B, which yields MIAIGSDHAGYLLKADIIKFLEEKGLQVKDFGTNSCNSVDYPDFGQAVAEAVSSKECEKGILICGTGIGISISANKVPGIRAALCTDSYMARMSRQHNDANILAIGERVVGPGVAFDIIETFLNTEFLGGRHGNRVNKISNIEKKYNISK from the coding sequence ATGATTGCAATAGGTAGTGACCACGCAGGGTATTTATTAAAAGCAGACATAATAAAGTTTCTAGAAGAAAAAGGACTTCAGGTTAAGGACTTTGGTACAAATTCCTGTAATTCTGTTGACTATCCGGACTTTGGACAAGCAGTAGCTGAGGCAGTGAGCAGTAAAGAATGTGAAAAGGGTATTTTAATATGTGGTACAGGAATAGGTATATCCATTTCTGCTAACAAGGTTCCGGGAATAAGAGCTGCTCTGTGTACAGACAGCTATATGGCAAGAATGAGCAGACAGCATAATGATGCAAACATATTGGCAATAGGTGAAAGGGTTGTAGGCCCAGGGGTTGCTTTTGATATCATTGAAACCTTTCTGAACACTGAGTTTTTAGGTGGAAGGCACGGAAATAGGGTAAATAAGATTTCAAATATTGAAAAAAAATATAATATTTCAAAGTGA
- the atpF gene encoding F0F1 ATP synthase subunit B encodes MLEPDGYTFIFVAINLIILFLFMKKFLFKPITNLMEERKNSIEQGLKDAENAKMEAAEARKKYDEQIKNIKIDGDKLLNEIKAKAAREYDEIIANAKKEALTIVQKGHEEVEREREEMLKQTKQQIAVLAIAAASKLVQSNMDSDTNKSMVDKFIDEAGAI; translated from the coding sequence ATGCTAGAACCAGATGGTTATACATTTATATTTGTTGCTATAAACTTAATTATATTATTTTTGTTTATGAAAAAATTCCTTTTTAAACCTATTACAAACCTTATGGAAGAAAGAAAAAATTCCATAGAACAGGGCTTAAAGGACGCAGAAAACGCAAAAATGGAAGCGGCTGAAGCGCGTAAAAAATACGATGAACAAATTAAGAACATAAAAATAGATGGTGACAAGTTACTAAATGAAATTAAGGCAAAGGCAGCTCGTGAGTATGATGAAATTATTGCCAATGCAAAAAAGGAAGCGCTTACAATAGTTCAAAAGGGTCATGAAGAGGTTGAACGCGAAAGAGAAGAAATGCTGAAACAGACAAAGCAGCAGATTGCAGTTCTTGCAATTGCAGCAGCGTCAAAGTTAGTTCAGTCAAATATGGATAGTGATACAAATAAGTCAATGGTGGATAAATTTATAGATGAGGCAGGTGCTATTTAA
- a CDS encoding deoxycytidylate deaminase, producing the protein MRPSWDEYFMQIVELIKTRSTCLRRQVGAVIVKDKRILATGYNGAPVGCKHCSEIGCLREKLNVPSGQRHELCRAIHAEQNAIVQAAYSGTSVNGATLYVTNQPCVLCAKLAINAGITRIVFSGEYPDELSMTLLNEAGIEVVNYK; encoded by the coding sequence ATGAGGCCATCTTGGGATGAGTATTTTATGCAGATTGTTGAACTGATAAAGACTAGATCTACTTGCCTTAGAAGACAAGTGGGAGCTGTTATTGTTAAGGACAAGAGAATTCTTGCAACAGGGTATAATGGTGCCCCTGTAGGATGCAAACATTGCTCGGAAATAGGCTGCTTAAGGGAAAAACTAAACGTACCATCAGGACAGAGACATGAACTTTGCAGAGCTATACATGCTGAGCAAAATGCAATTGTACAGGCTGCATATAGCGGAACAAGTGTAAATGGTGCTACTCTTTATGTAACTAATCAGCCATGTGTACTTTGTGCTAAACTGGCTATTAATGCAGGCATAACTAGAATAGTATTTAGCGGAGAATACCCTGACGAGTTGTCAATGACGCTACTAAACGAAGCTGGGATAGAAGTAGTTAATTATAAATAG
- the atpG gene encoding ATP synthase F1 subunit gamma — MANNMREIKSHIKSINQMRQITKAMKLISTSKLKKARAQLELTLPYFNKVKETIADILEHSGDVESKYFALKEKKEGNKKAYIILTGDKGLAGGYNSNIIKLAEKTIGKDKDNAVLLVAGISGRAYFVRKNYNVHTEFDYAVQNPTVYRAREITDIILDMYNKQEVDEVDIIYTEMVSAITLQPKMLKLLPIEIGALREDIKDIEIKIDEKAKYEPSPSAVLDVLIPKYIKGIMYGVFVQAFTSEQNARMTAMDNATKNADEMLQKLNLNYNRARQAAITQEISEIVGGASALK; from the coding sequence ATGGCAAATAATATGCGTGAGATTAAATCGCATATAAAAAGTATAAACCAGATGCGACAAATTACAAAAGCCATGAAGCTGATATCAACGTCAAAGCTTAAAAAGGCAAGAGCGCAGCTAGAACTTACCCTTCCTTACTTTAATAAGGTTAAAGAAACTATCGCAGACATTCTAGAGCATAGCGGAGATGTTGAAAGTAAGTATTTTGCCTTGAAAGAGAAAAAAGAAGGTAATAAGAAGGCATATATTATCTTGACAGGTGATAAGGGTCTTGCAGGCGGCTATAATAGTAATATTATTAAGCTTGCAGAAAAAACTATTGGTAAAGACAAAGATAATGCAGTCCTTTTAGTTGCTGGTATTTCAGGCAGAGCTTATTTTGTTAGAAAGAATTATAATGTCCATACAGAGTTTGATTATGCAGTGCAAAATCCTACGGTATATAGAGCTAGAGAAATAACAGATATTATACTCGATATGTATAATAAACAAGAAGTGGATGAGGTTGATATAATATATACTGAGATGGTATCAGCTATTACGCTTCAACCTAAGATGTTAAAATTATTACCTATTGAAATAGGGGCCTTACGTGAGGATATTAAGGACATTGAAATCAAAATAGATGAAAAGGCGAAGTATGAACCTTCACCATCTGCAGTTTTAGATGTTTTGATTCCTAAATATATTAAAGGAATTATGTATGGTGTTTTTGTTCAGGCATTTACAAGTGAACAAAATGCCCGTATGACTGCAATGGATAATGCAACAAAAAATGCAGATGAAATGCTTCAAAAGTTAAATTTAAATTATAATAGGGCAAGACAGGCTGCAATTACTCAGGAAATATCTGAAATTGTAGGCGGCGCATCGGCGCTAAAATAG
- the atpE gene encoding ATP synthase F0 subunit C, whose product MTGTSIIAIAAAIAAFTGIGAGVGISLATGKAVEAIARQPEAAGSIRTSLLLGAALAEATAIYGLVVALVLVFLKMG is encoded by the coding sequence ATGACAGGAACAAGTATAATAGCAATAGCAGCTGCTATTGCAGCATTTACAGGTATTGGTGCCGGAGTAGGTATTAGCTTGGCAACAGGTAAAGCTGTTGAGGCAATAGCTAGACAGCCAGAGGCAGCAGGTTCAATTAGAACATCTCTTCTTCTAGGTGCAGCGCTTGCTGAAGCAACAGCTATCTATGGTTTGGTTGTAGCATTGGTATTGGTTTTCTTAAAAATGGGTTAA
- the upp gene encoding uracil phosphoribosyltransferase, translated as MENVFIFDHPLIQHKISLLRDKNTDTKEFRELVSEIAMLMGYEVTRNMPLKEVEIETPVGIAKTKVISGKKLGIVPILRAGLGMVDGMLNLLPMAKVGHIGLYRDPETLQPVEYYCKLPVDVEEREIVVLDPMLATGGSASAAIQFIKNRGVKNIKLMCLIAAKSGIERIRADHPDVSIYCAAVDEKLNDHAYIIPGLGDAGDRLFGTK; from the coding sequence ATGGAAAACGTATTTATATTTGATCACCCATTGATTCAGCACAAAATATCACTATTAAGGGATAAAAACACTGATACAAAGGAATTTAGGGAACTTGTTTCTGAAATAGCAATGCTTATGGGCTATGAAGTTACAAGAAACATGCCATTAAAAGAAGTTGAAATTGAGACTCCTGTAGGAATTGCAAAAACAAAAGTAATATCCGGCAAGAAGCTTGGCATTGTACCCATATTGAGAGCTGGTTTAGGAATGGTTGATGGTATGCTGAATTTGTTGCCTATGGCAAAGGTAGGGCATATAGGTCTATATAGAGATCCTGAAACACTACAACCTGTTGAATACTATTGCAAACTTCCTGTAGATGTTGAGGAGAGAGAGATAGTTGTTCTTGACCCTATGCTTGCTACAGGTGGATCAGCATCAGCTGCTATTCAGTTTATTAAAAACAGAGGCGTAAAAAACATTAAATTAATGTGCCTAATAGCAGCAAAATCTGGTATTGAAAGAATACGCGCAGATCATCCTGATGTATCTATATATTGTGCAGCAGTAGATGAGAAGTTAAATGATCATGCATACATTATTCCAGGACTTGGTGATGCGGGCGACAGATTATTTGGAACCAAATAA